The DNA window GATACGCCGGAGATCAATCTATCCGAGATCGCCCTCCAGGGAGCCTCCGTCTATCGCGTCAACGGCCTGATCGACGATTGCGGAAAGCTCGTTGCGCAGGGCCGCGAGACGACAGGATGGTTCGACGTCTCGACGCTCAAAGAGCCCTACCGGATCGAGGGCAAGAAGACGATGGGGCTGGAGCTTGCGGAACAGCTCGGCTGGGAGCTTCCCGACGTGATCTTCTATCCCACGGGTGGCGGCACCGGCCTGATCGGTATGTGGAAGGCTTTCGACGAGCTGGAGGCTATCGGCTTCATCGGCAGCAAGCGTCCGCGCATGGTTGCCGTTCAGGCGGAAGGCTGCGCTCCGATGGTCCGGGCCTTCGAAGACGGCACGGAGACGGCCACGCGCTGGGAGAATGCCCACACGCTCGCATGGGGAATTCGCGTGCCGCAGGCCGTGGGCGACTTTCTCATTCTACGCGCGGTGAGGGACAGCGGTGGTTTCGCCATGGCGGTCTCGGACGAGGCCATCACGGACGCGGTCGCATCCGTCGCGCGCGACGACGGCCTCCTGCTGAGCCCGGAAGGAGGCGCAACCGTTGTGGCCTATCGACAGGCGCTCACCGACGGCCGGGTGCGCAGGGATGAGCGTGTCGTGCTGTTCAATTGCGCGACCGGTCTGAAATATCCCCTGCCGCCGATGCACGCGTCTCTCGACCGCACCAAGCCGATCGATTTCGCCAAGCTCGCATGAGTGTCCCCCGTCGCGAGACGGCAATGATCCACTCCGACAGCGTGGTCTTCAACAAGGCTCACCCACGGCCGGTGAGCCTTAGAATTTTATGCTGCTCCGAATAGGATCCATAGAACGGTCTCGACGCGTGCCGGGCCATGATGAGAACGATCTTCTGAATTTCACTCATTGCCTCGAAGATGCTGTCCGTTTGACTGCGCGACCTGTAAATTGAAGGGAGATGGCAGCAGGTACAGACGACACCATGTCTCAGGGACATTCGCGCTCACCGCGCAAGATGATTCTCGGAATACTTGTGTTCTGGCTCGCCGTCGGAGCAGCCGTCGCCGGCAGGGTTGCCTATTTCGATCAGATCACCGCGACTGCCACGGCAAGGCCGCTCTGACGGAGCCTCCAGCCGCTTTTCAGTGATTCAACACTGCGCGAACAAACTGTTCGTTGGCGGGGGAGAGCGGCTTCTGCGCGTGGGAAGCGTTGAGCGACCGCTCCTGGATGTCGTTCGGTGCGGCAACGGATGCCCCGATGGCGATGATCAATGGACCGTCCTCGGGCAGATCGATGCCGCGCGCCACATTCCCGATCGTCGAATGCACGCTGTCCTGATCGTCTCGCGACACGTTGCTGATGGCCACGACCGGCGTGTCGGACGGAAGGCCGCTCTCGACCATCCGGGTCGCCAGCTTGGATGCCGTGCGCCGGCCCATATAGACGACCGTCGTCGCAAGAGGGTCCGCCAGGGCTGCAAGATTCAGGCTCTCGGGTAGATCCCCATGCCGGTCATGCGCGGTGATGAACTGCACCCGTTGAGCATGATCGCGATGGGTCAGAGAAGCGTTGAGTGAGGCCGCCGCTGCGCTCGCGGTCGTGATGCCGGGAACGACCCGAACCGGAACGCCGGCTTCCCGGCAGGCCGCGACCTCCTCGCCGGTGCGGCCGAAGATGGCGGGATCCCCGCCCTTGAGACGAACGACGCGCTCGCCTGCAAGCGCCAGATCGACGATGAGGGCGTTGATGTCGTCCTGGCGGCATGATGCGCCATGGCCCTCCTTGCCGACATGGACCCGGCGGGCCTCCCGGCGCGCCAGTTCGAGGATGGCCGGCGTGACAAGGCGGTCGTAGACGATCACGTCGGCCGCCTGCAGCTCGCGCATCGCCTTCAGGGTCAGGAGTTCGGGATCGCCCGGACCCGCGCCGACGATGACAACCTCACCTGGTCCTCGCCTCTCCGATCCTTCTTCGCCAAGCTCGCGTGCGAGGCGATCCAAAGTCCCGTTTCGGTCTTGCGATCCGTTCGCGAATGCGACATCGACGAACTGCTCCCAGAACCGACGTCGACCCGACTTCGACGGGACGATGTCCCGCAGGCGATCACGGAAGGCCTTTGCAGCCTGCGCCCACGCGCCGAGCGAGGGAGGCAGAACCGCCTCGATGCGGCGACGAATGGCCTGGCCCAGGATGGGAGCCGCGCCATCGGTCGATATGGACACGACGACCGGAGCGCGATTGACGATGGTGCCGAACTGGAAATCGCAGAAGGCCGGTTTGTCGACGACGTTGACGAGCGCGCCGTGCCGGCGCGCCGCTTCGGCGAAGTTTGCGGCGTCCTGCCGGTCCTCGATGTCCGCGATCGCGACAGAGACTCCGGCGAGATCCGCCTCACGCCACGAACGTCGCATCAGGGTGAGGCGCGTCGGATCGTTTCGAACGACGGAGCGAAGCTCAGGCGAGGGGTTCTCCGCAACGATCCTGACGGTGCCGCCGGCTGCCGCGAGGAGTTCGGCCTTCCAGGCGATGCCGTCCGATCCTCCAACGACAAGAATCGAGCGCCCGGCGAGATCGACGAAGAGCGGCAGCTTCGGCAGGGCGTTGAGGCGTGCGGGACGCCGATCGTCGGCGCGAGCGGGCACGCTCATTCCGCCGCCTCGGCCAGAGGGCCCGTGTTGGCGTGAAAATCGCGACCGTTGCCCGTTGCGGCCACGATCCCGGCGCGGATGACGAAATCCCCGAACCTCTCGGCGACCTTTCGGCCATGGGCGTAGGCCGCGAAGAGCGGGTCGAGAGCGGCGATGATCTCGTCGTGCTGCAGGTCGGCCGCATAGAGCTTCGAGAGGCGGGACCCGTCGAAGGCGCCGCCGAGATAGAGATTGTACCGACCCGGGCCTTTGCCCACGAGGCCGATCTCCGCGATATACGGGCGGGCGCAGCCATTGGGGCAACCGGTCATGCGGATCGTGATCTCGTCCTCGGCGAGGCCGCGAAGGCTGAGGCGCTCCTCGAGCGCCGTCACGAGCGAGGGCAGGTAGCGCTCGCTCTCGGCCAGCGCCAGACCGCAGGTCGGCAGGGCCACGCAGGCCATCGCGTTGCGCCGCAGCGCCGTGGCATGGCTCGTCAGGCCATGATCCTCGACGAGCGCTTCGATCTGCGCGCGCTTCCCCGGTGAGACATTGGCCACGATCACGTTCTGGTTCGCCGTGAGGCGGAACTCGCCGTCGTGGATCTCGGCGATCCGACGGAAGCCCGTCAGGAGGGAAGGGCCGCCCGGAATGTCGCGCAGACGGCCGTTCTCGATGAAGAGCGTCAAGTGGGAGCGGCCGTCTTCGCCCTCGACCCACCCGTAGCGATCGCCGTTGTTGTCGAACCGGAAAGGCTGCGGCTTGCCCAGGGCTTTGCCGATGCGACGCTCGACCTCGGCGCGGAACGCGTCGAGGCCCCGATCCTCGATGGTGTACTTGAGGCGCGCATGCTTGCGGAGCGTGCGGTCGCCCCAGTCGCGCTGCACCGTCACCACAGCCTCCGCCACGGCAAGGGCGTCTTCGGGCCGGCAGAAGCCCAGCACGTCGGCCGTGCGGGGATAGGTGTCCTCCTCACCGTGGGTCATGCCCATGCCGCCGCCGACCGTCACGTTCCAGCCCTTGACCTCGCCCTTCTTGCCGAGGATCGCGATGAAGCCGAGATCCTGTGCGAAGATGTCGACCTCGTTCGACGGCGGAACCGCCACCACCGTCTTGAACTTCCGCGGCAGGTAGGTCCGACCGTAGACGGGTTCGATGACCTCTTCTCCGCCGACGACCTTCTCCCCGTCGAGCCAGATCTCCCGATAGGCCGGCGTTTGCGGCAGGAGATGCTCGGAGATCGACCGGGCGAGATCAAGGGCCGCCGCGTGGGCGCGGGACTGATGCGGATTGGTCGAGGCCAGCACGTTGCGGTTGACGTCGCCGCAGGCGGCGAGCGTATCGAGAAGGGCCGCGTCGATGGCCTTCATGGTTGCCTTCAGGTTCGACTTGATCACGCCATGGAACTGGAACGTCTGCCGGGTCGTCAGGCGCAACGTTCCATTGGCGTAATCCTGGGCGATCCGATCGAGCTGCAGCCACTGGGCCGGCGTGCAGACGCCGCCCGGTATGCGCAGGCGGATCATGAACGAAAAGGCCTTCTCGAGCTTCTTCTTCGTCCGCTCGGCCCGCAGATCCCGGTCGTCCTGCAGATACATGCCGTGGAACTTGACCAGCTGCTGGTCGTCTTCGGTGATTGCCCCGGTGACGATGTCGGTGAGGCCTTCCGCGAGCGTCCCGCGCAGATAGCCGCTTGCCTCTTTGATGCGCTCGTTGCGCGAGAGTTCCTTGGACATCGTTCGTGCTTCTCAATAAACGTCTTGGTGATAGCGCCGGCCGCGCTCGAGTTCCGTGACGGCGTGTTCGGCCGCCTCGGGGGAAAGGGCCTTCACGTCGGCGAAGGCTGCAACGAGGGCGGCGCGAACATCCTTCGCCATCGCCTTGGCGTCGCCGCAGACATAGACCTGCGCACCGTTGTCCAGCCAGTCGACGAGGTCGCGGCGCTGCTCCCAGAGGCGGTGCTGCACATATACCTTCTGTGGCGTGTCGCGCGAGAAGGCGAGGTCGAGCCGGGCGAGCGATCCGTCCCTCAGGGCATCCTGCCATTCCAGCTGATAGAGGAAATCGTGCGTGTAGCGCCGGTCGCCGAAGAACAGCCAGGATCTGCCGCCTGCTCCAAGGGCACGCCGTTCCTGCACGAAGGCGCGGAAGGGAGCAATGCCGGTTCCCGGGCCGATCATGATGATGTCGGTGGAAGGCTCTGGCAGCCGGAAATGCTTGTTGGGCTTTAGGCGAACGCGGGCGGCCGCGCCCGCCTTGAGGCGGTCCGCCACGAAGGTCGACGCGACACCCCGGCGCACGCGCCCATGGGCTTCATAGCGGACAGCTGCGATGAGAAGATGCGCCTCGTCGCCGACCTCCCTGCGCGAGGACGCGATGGAATAGGCCCGCGGCGGGAGAGGCCGGGTGAGCGCCGTGAGTTGCTGGGCGGTCAGCGTGACGGGGTAGGCTTCGACGAGATCGATGAACTGGCGTCCGTCGATCCAGGAGCGCGCCTGTCCCTCATCCAGGAGCCTGCGGAGCTCCGCATGGCCGGTCTCGGCCGCGAAGGTTTCGAGGGTCTTGACCGCGAGGGTCGTGATGTCGCGCTCGGTCGTCAATGTGGTGCGCAAGCTGTCATCGGCCTGCAGTCCTGTCGCCGCGAGAACGGCGTCCACGAGGGCCGGGTCGTTCTCGGGAAACAGCTCGAGCGCGTCGCCGGGCTCATAAGCCGGCGCGGCGCCGTCGAAGCCGAGCGCCAGGTGAATCGTCTCCTTGTCGGAGCGCGAGGAACTCAGGTTGACATGCTCGATCACCTCGCCGATCACGGCATCCCGGCTCGGCTCGACGCTGACGCGGGGGCCGAAATCGACCGACACCACGTTGCCCGAACTCTCCTGGGCCGGACTCTCCTGGGCCGGTGCGAAGGCTGCGAGCGTGGTCTTGATCCAGGCCGCGGCGGGCGCCTCGAAATCCAGGTCGCAATCGACCCTGTCTGCCGCGCGTACGGCGCCGAGTTCGGCCAGCCGCGCATCGAGGGCTTTGCCGACGCCGCAGAATTCCGCATAGGCGGTGTCGCCCAGCGCCAGGACGGCGAAGCTCGTACCTTCGAGACGAGGCGCCGATGGTCCCATGAGAGCCGCATAGGCCCGGGCAGCACGCCCCGGCGGCTCGCCTTCGCCCCAGGTGGCGGCGATCACCACCAGCTTTCCGTGCTGCGGCAGGTCGGCCACGTCGAGATCGGCGAAATCGACGATCTTCGGCTTGAAGCCGTCCTTGCGGGCGAGCTTCGCCACGTCCTGGGCCAGCCGCTCCGCATTGCCCGACTCGCTGGCGAAGAGGATCGTGAGCGGCTCTGACGCACGGGCAGGTGCATCCACCCGGGGGAGGGGCGCCTGACCCGCATCGATCCCGGCCAGGAAGCCCGCGAGCCATGCGCGCTGAATGGGAGAAGCGGCGCTCAGGACGCGATCGAGGCTGAGCCGGTCGTCGTCCCCGAAGGGCGCGGTTTGAGGCAGAAGAGCAAATGCTGACATGGCTTCAGTTTCGCGCTCAGCTCTGGATGAAGTCAATGAAACGTTCTTTTTAAAGAACCAGTTCCGGAAGAAAATTCTTTTGTCTCGGCTGGCCCGCGGAGAAGAGAATTCTGCGGAACCCGGGGCTTGGCTAGAAAGGGGTAGGTGCGCACCCGGCTCGGGACCGTGTCAGGCCTCAGGCCGTGATCTCGATCGGCAGTGCCGTCGTGGACTTCACCCGTTCGACGCTGAAGCGCGAACTGACGTTCTTCAAGGGGACGATGCCGATCAAACGCTTGTAGAACAGGTCGTAGGCCTTGACGTCCGGAACGACCACCCGCAGCAGGTAATCCACGTCCCCGGCCATGCGGTGGAACTCGACCACCTCACTCATGGTCGAGATCGTCGTTGCGAAGCGCTCCAAGGATTCCTGCGTGTGGTCGCCGGCCTCGACGCAGACGAAGACCGTCAGGCCAAGCCCGAGCTTCTCCGGGTCCAGAAGGGCCACCCGGCGTTGAATCACCCCCTGGGCTTCGAGGCGCTGGATGCGTTTCCAGCACGGAGTTTGGGAGAGGCCGACCCGGTGGCCGATGTCAGCGACAGAAAGTGTGCCATCTTGCTGAAGAAGATCTAAAATTTTTCGGTCGATGCGGTCCATCTCTGCATCCCGTACTTCGATGAATATTGCTCCCCTCGCTTTTCACGTTTCAGGGAAAAATATTCTCTTCTTGCGACGTCCTGGCCGAGACGGCGAGCGGTCCGCGCCCCGGTTCAGTACAGCCTGACCTTGACACCGTTCGTTATTAAGAACAAGTTCGATTTTGCGCTTTGGAGAATTTGACGATGGATATGGGCTCAGGAGGCGTGCAGGCCGACGCTTTGGCCCGCGCCATGAAAGAAGTGGGCCTCGCGGAACGCCTTGCCCTCGCGTCGCGTGCGATCAACGGCCGGCTGGTCTTCACGACCAGCTTCGGTCTTGAAGACCAGGCGATCACCCATGCGATCTTCAGGGCGGGTCTCGACATTCACATCGAGCTCGTGACTCTCGACACCGGCCGGCTGTTTCCCGAGACCTATGACCTCTGGGCGCAGACGGAGGAGCGCTACGGGCGTCGGATCAACGCGGTCAGTCCCGACTGTTCCGACCTGGAGGCCCTGGTGGCCCGCCAGGGCGTCAACGGTTTCCGTCACTCGGTCGAGGCCCGGAAAGCCTGCTGCGACATCCGCAAGGTCGAGCCCCTGGGCCGGGCTCTCGCTGGGGCGGCCGGATGGGTCACGGGTCTTCGCGCCGAACAATCCGCCTTTCGCGCGGCCGTGCCGCTGGCCTTGCAGGACGAAGGGTATCGCCTGATCAAGCTCAATCCCCTGGCGGATTGGAGCCGACAGGACCTCGTCCGCTATGTCACCGACAACGCCGTTCCTTACAATCCGCTGCACGACCAGGGATACCCATCCATCGGCTGCGCACCCTGCACCCGGGCGGTTCGTCTCGGCGAGCCCGAGCGTGCAGGCCGCTGGTGGTGGGAGCAGGAGGCCAAGAAGGAATGTGGCCTGCATCTCGTGCCGACCCAGAGAATTCAGGAGCATTCCCATGATCGGCGGGCGTGACGCGGGAGATGTGCGCTACGCAAAGCGGTCCGAGCCTCAAGGGGCTCTGTCCGAGGGCAAGGGGCTGCGGTCGGACTTGACCCATCTCGACCGCCTTGAAGCGGAAAGCATCTACATCATGCGCGAGGCCGTCGCCGAAAGCGACAATCCCGTCATGCTGTATTCCATCGGCAAGGACTCTTCGGTCCTGCTGCACCTTGCTCTCAAGGCGTTCTATCCGGCAAGGCTGCCGTTTCCCCTTCTGCATGTGGACACGACCTGGAAGTTTCGCGAAATGATCGCTTTCCGGGACCGACGCGCGCGCGAACTCGGGATTGATCTTCTGGTGCACACCAATCAGGACGGTCTTGCCCGCAACATCGGTCCGATCAGCCATGGCTCGGAAGTGCATACCGACGTCATGAAAACCCAGGCGCTCAAGCAGGCGCTCGAGCAGTACGAGTTCGATGCCGCGTTCGGCGGCGCCCGTCGCGACGAGGAGAAGTCGCGAGCCAAGGAACGGGTGTTCTCGCTGCGCAACGCCCATCACCGCTGGGATCCCAAGCGCCAGCGGCCCGAGCCCTGGCAGCTCTATAACGGACGCAAGCGCCGAGGCGAGAGCCTGCGCGTCTTTCCACTCTCCAATTGGACTGAGCTCGACATCTGGCTCTACATCCACCGGGAGAACATCCCCATCGTTCCGCTCTATTTTGCCGCCGAGCGTCCGGTTGTGGAGCGGGACGGCATGCTCATCCTCGTGGATGATGAAAGATTGCCGCTTCATCCGGGCGAGCGGCCGCAACTGCGGTCCGTGCGGTTCAGGACGCTCGGCTGCTACCCCCTGACCGGGGCCGTGGAGAGCACCGCGTCCACTCTCCCCGACATCATTCGCGAGACGCTCGAGGCGCGGACGTCCGAACGCCATGGACGCGCCATCGACAAGGACACCGCGGCGTCCATGGAACGCAAGAAGCAAGAGGGCTACTTCTGATGTCGGTTCATCTCGAACCCGAGAGTTTCAAGCTGGAGGATTATCTCGCGGCGCATGAGCGCAAGAGCCTGTTGCGGTTCATCACCTGCGGCTCCGTCGACGATGGAAAGTCCACGCTGATCGGCCGCCTGCTGTACGAGTCCAAGCGTTTGTTCGACGACCAGCTCGCAACGCTCGAGCGCGACTCGCGCAGGCACGGAACGCAGGATGGCGGCATCGACTTTGCCCTTCTGGTCGATGGGCTGGCCAGTGAACGCGAGCAGGGCATCACCATCGATGTCGCCTATCGCTTCTTCTCGACAGACCAGCGGAGCTTCATCGTGGCCGACACTCCCGGCCATGAGCAATACACGCGCAACATGGCCACGGGTGCGTCGACGGCCGATGTCGCCATCCTGCTCATCGATGCGCGCAAGGGCATCACGCGCCAGACGCGCCGCCACGCCCTTCTCGTGTCGATGCTCGGGATCCGTCACGTGGCCCTGGCGATCAACAAGATGGATCTCGTGGCGTGGTCCAGGGAGAAATTCGACCAGATCGGAGCGGAGTTCCGGGCCTTCGCGGTCAATCTGGGCTTCGATCGGATCGACGCCATCCCGGTATCGGCTCTCAACGGCGACAACGTGGTCGAACCGTCGTCACAGGCCGGCTGGTACGAGGGGCCGACGCTGCTTGCCTATCTCGAAACCATCGAGGTCGAGCAGAAGGCCGATGCGGAGCCGTTCCGCATGCCGGTCCAGTGGGTCAATCGGCCGAGCCCGAACTTCCGCGGGTTCGCCGGCATCGTCACGAGCGGTCGGATCCGGCCGGGATCGCGAGTGCGGATCCTGCCCTCCGGGCTTGAGACTGCCGTTGACCGGATCGTGACGATGGACGGCGACCTGGCCGAGGCGATTACCGGGCAATCCGTCACACTCACCCTGTCCGACGAGGTGGATATCTCCCGAGGAGACGTCATCGCTTCGGTGGAGCGACAGGCGCAGGTTTCCGACAGGATCGAAGCCCGCCTGTTCTGGATGGCCACGGAGCATTTGAAAGAAGGCGATCAGTTTCTTCTGAAGCTCGGGGCAGCGGCCGTGCCCGCGCGGGTCGTGCGCGTGCGGCAGCGAATCGATCTCGCATCGCTCGCCTCCGTGCCCGTGTCGTCGCTCGGGCCCAACGATATCGGCCACGTGGTTCTCGCCCTGGACCAGCCTGTCGCCTTCGACCCGTACGCGCAGAGCCGTCGCACCGGCGGCTTCATCCTCATCGACCGGGAGAGTTTCGACACGGTTGCGATTGGTCTCGTGGATGGCGCCGCTTCGGAACAGCCGGTCAATCTCGACGTGGTCCGGACCAATGCTCCGCTGGCCTGGATCAAGTGGACCGGCGAGCAAAAGCGGCGGAGCGCTCTCAAGGCCATGTCGTGGCGGGTCATCGGATCCGTTGCAACCATCGGTGCCGCGGTCGTCCTGACCCAGGACGTTCGCCTGGCGGCAGCGATCGGCGCGACCGAGGTCGTGACCAAGCTCGTGCTATATTACGGCCACGAGCGCCTGTGGGCCCGCATCCGCTACGGCCTGTCCGTCGCCACCGGGAAGCATGGCGGCGGGCCGCAGAGCTCGAGCGTCAATTAGAGGCGCGATCCTCGCCCCGCACATTCATCATCGTGTCAAATGCCCTGAGCCGTCGGGAGGCCGTGGCCGGGCAAGGTTGAAGGAAGACCCATGAGCGAGCGTTCCCCGCGAAACCGGTCCCTGCATGCGCAGACCCGACTTGTCCATGACGGCACGCTGCGCTCGGATTTCGGCGAGACCTCCGAGGCGCTCTTCCTCACGCAGGGCCACGTCTATGAAAGCGCCGAGGACTGCGAAGCCCGCTTTACCGGGGAGAGTCCCGGGTTTCTCTACGCCCGCTTCTCGAACCCGACCGTCACGATGTTCGAGCAGCGGATGGCCTCCTTCGAAGGCGCTGAAGCCGCGCGCGCGACCGCGACCGGCATGGCCGCCGTGACGGCGGCCCTCATGGGCCTGCTGCAGGCGGGCGACCACATCGTTGCGGCCCGGGCCCTCTTCGGCTCCTGCCGCTATGTCGTGGCCGAACTCCTGCCGCGATTCGGCGTGGCCGCCACTCTGGTCGACGGAACGGATCTCGATGCGTGGCGCAACGCGGTGCGGCCGGAGACGAAAGTGTTTTTCCTGGAAAGCCCGGCCAATCCCACGCTCGAAGTCATCGACATCGAAGCCGTCGCGGGCATCGCCCGCCGGGCCGGAGCGAAATTCGTGGTCGACAACGTGTTCTCATCCCCGATCTGGCAAAAGCCGCTGCGGCTCGGTGCCGATTGCGTGGTGTATTCGGCCACCAAGCATATCGACGGGCAGGGGCGCTGCCTCGGCGGCGTAATTCTTGCCTCCGAGGAGTTCATCCAGACCCACGTTCACACCCTGCTGCGGCAGACCGGCCCGTCGATGTCGCCGTTCAACGCCTGGGTGCTTCTGAAGAGCCTGGAAACGCTGCCCCTGCGGGTGGAGCGCCAGACCCTGACGGCCGCCGCCGTCGCCGATGCCCTGGCGGGACATTCCAAGATCCGCCGCCTGATCTATCCGGGCCGGGCCGATCATCCGCAGGCGGACATCATTGCCCGGCAGATGACGGGCGGCTCGACCCTGATCGCCCTGGAGATCGAAGGAGGCAAGGCCGGGGCCTTCCGCTTCCTGAACGCCCTCGAACTCATCCGGATCTCCAACAATCTCGGCGATGCCAAGAGCCTCATCACCCATCCGGCCACGACGACGCACCAGCGCTTCACACCGGAGGAGAGGGCGGAGATGGGAGTCTCCGAAGGGCTGGTCAGGCTGTCGATTGGCCTTGAGCACGAGGATGACCTGATCGACGATCTGCTGCAGGCGCTCGAGCCGGTTTGATGGTTATCGGACGAGGTCCGGATCCGTGACGACGGGCCTGCTGGAATCCTGCGCCCATTCCGACATCGAGCCGTCGTAGAGCCTGACGTCCGGCCGCCCGAGCAATGCCGAGAGAACGAACCAGTTGGTCGAGGCGAGGTGGCCGGTGTTGCAGTAGCTGATCACCGGTCCGGGCGGTATGTCGCCGAAGAGCCGTTCGAGGTCGGCGAAGGGCCGCAACTGACCCGTGCCCGGCTGGAAGGCCTTCGCCTGATCCAGATGGACGGCGCCCGGCAGGCGGCCGGCGCGGGCGACTTGCGGACTTTTGTCTCGGCCCTCGAACTGCGCCTGCGAGCGCCCGTCGAGAAGTGTCGCTTCGGTTCGCTCAAGGGCCGTCTCGACGGCATCGATCTTGGCTCTCGAGCCTTCGTCGAGCCGGACGGGGTAAGGGGCGCTTTCCGTCGGCACCGCCGGTCCTGTTTCGACTGCATTTCCGCTGTCGTGCCAGGCCCGGTAGCCGCCGTCGAGGATCGAGACCCGCTCATGACCTGCGGTCTTCAAGGTCCAGAAGACCCGGGCCGCCGCACTGAAATCGGATGGAGCCTCTCCGGCCGACACAATGATCGCCTGGCGCTCGGGTGTGAGGCCGATGCGGCTCAGGATGCCGGATAAGTGCGCAATGTCCGGCAGAAGGCCGCCGGCGCCTCCCGCCGCGACACGCCAGCCGTCCGCGGCGTAGTCGCTGTGAACGGCGCCGGGGATGTGCCCCGCCTCGAAGGACGCCCGGCCGCCGCTCTCCGTCGACCGGATATCCACGACCAGGATCGATCGATCGCCGGGACGACCGGTGAGCCATTCGAGAGAGACGAGCGGTGCCGTGGTCATGGTCAGCAGAGGCCGAGAGCAGGGACAGGGATGGGATCAGTTCGCCTTCGGCTGCGGCACGATGCGCAGATAGGGCTTGGGCGCCTTCCAGCCGCCCGGATAGAGTCCCTTGGCCTCCTCGTCCGAGACCGAGCCCGCGATGATGACGTCCTCGCCTTGCTTCCAGTTCGCCGGAGTCGCAACGCGATGCTTTGCCGTGAGCTGGAGGGAGTCGATGACCCGCAGCACCTCGTCGAAGTTGCGGCCCGTGGTCATGGGATAGACCAGGACCAGCTTGATCTTCTTGTCCGGGCCGATGATGAAGACGTTGCGGACCGTCTGGTTGTCGGCGGCCGTCCGCCCCTCCGCCGTGTCGCCTGCTTGGGCCGGCAGCATGCCATAGAGCTTTGAAATCGAGAGGTCCTGGTCGCCGATGATCGGATAATTGACGGCCGCCCCTTGCGTCTCTTCGATGTCGCGCGCCCAGGCCGCGTGCTTCTCGACCGGATCGACGGAAAAGCCGATCACCTTCACGCCGCGTCGGTCGAATTCCGGCTTCAGGCGCGCCACTTCGCCCAATTCGGTGGTGCAGACGGGCGTGAAGTTTTTCGGATGAGAAAACAGTACCGCCCAGGAATCGCCGATCCACTCATGGAAACGGATGGGGCCATCCGTCGTGACCGTTTCGAAGTCAGGGGCGGTCTGTCCGATTTGAAGTGTCATCGCGGGATTCCTTCTGCGCAGTGCATCTGTTGGCTGATCGTCAAGTCTACAAAGCAGGGTGCAGTCTCACTCTTCCGATCCCGTGCGCGCTGCCGATTCGCGGTCGTTCCCAAGAAGCAAGTTACAAACCCTCGCGGAGCCCGGCACGAGAGTCGAAACGACCCCAGTGCCTGACGAGACGGTGCGGGCCAGCCGGTGCATGTTCTCGCGCCCGACTGGCCTGATGGAAGTGTTGTTCCAGCGGGAGCAGGAGTCAATAAAAATGTTCTTTTTAAAGAACAACTTTTTAGGGTAAGATTCATCTCCGGAACGGAGCCTTCGTGGCACAACGTTCTCGAAGAGCGTAGTTTTGGCTCAAACCAGACAAGAAATCGCCGGCTTCCGCAACGGCGGCTGAAATAAGAATGATCGTGCGTTGTGGAGGCACAAACGAGAACGATTTTCCTTCGAATGACTTGCCGGACTGAAATAGATTTCCACGATCAGGCCAGTCCGAGGTGCATCAACGGCATCATTGATCTCGAAATTGAGAAGGGGCCGCCTCGCTCAATTTGACAATCGTTCTTTTTAACGGAT is part of the Microvirga terrae genome and encodes:
- the cysD gene encoding sulfate adenylyltransferase subunit CysD, encoding MREAVAESDNPVMLYSIGKDSSVLLHLALKAFYPARLPFPLLHVDTTWKFREMIAFRDRRARELGIDLLVHTNQDGLARNIGPISHGSEVHTDVMKTQALKQALEQYEFDAAFGGARRDEEKSRAKERVFSLRNAHHRWDPKRQRPEPWQLYNGRKRRGESLRVFPLSNWTELDIWLYIHRENIPIVPLYFAAERPVVERDGMLILVDDERLPLHPGERPQLRSVRFRTLGCYPLTGAVESTASTLPDIIRETLEARTSERHGRAIDKDTAASMERKKQEGYF
- the cysN gene encoding sulfate adenylyltransferase subunit CysN; protein product: MSVHLEPESFKLEDYLAAHERKSLLRFITCGSVDDGKSTLIGRLLYESKRLFDDQLATLERDSRRHGTQDGGIDFALLVDGLASEREQGITIDVAYRFFSTDQRSFIVADTPGHEQYTRNMATGASTADVAILLIDARKGITRQTRRHALLVSMLGIRHVALAINKMDLVAWSREKFDQIGAEFRAFAVNLGFDRIDAIPVSALNGDNVVEPSSQAGWYEGPTLLAYLETIEVEQKADAEPFRMPVQWVNRPSPNFRGFAGIVTSGRIRPGSRVRILPSGLETAVDRIVTMDGDLAEAITGQSVTLTLSDEVDISRGDVIASVERQAQVSDRIEARLFWMATEHLKEGDQFLLKLGAAAVPARVVRVRQRIDLASLASVPVSSLGPNDIGHVVLALDQPVAFDPYAQSRRTGGFILIDRESFDTVAIGLVDGAASEQPVNLDVVRTNAPLAWIKWTGEQKRRSALKAMSWRVIGSVATIGAAVVLTQDVRLAAAIGATEVVTKLVLYYGHERLWARIRYGLSVATGKHGGGPQSSSVN
- a CDS encoding O-succinylhomoserine sulfhydrylase, whose protein sequence is MSERSPRNRSLHAQTRLVHDGTLRSDFGETSEALFLTQGHVYESAEDCEARFTGESPGFLYARFSNPTVTMFEQRMASFEGAEAARATATGMAAVTAALMGLLQAGDHIVAARALFGSCRYVVAELLPRFGVAATLVDGTDLDAWRNAVRPETKVFFLESPANPTLEVIDIEAVAGIARRAGAKFVVDNVFSSPIWQKPLRLGADCVVYSATKHIDGQGRCLGGVILASEEFIQTHVHTLLRQTGPSMSPFNAWVLLKSLETLPLRVERQTLTAAAVADALAGHSKIRRLIYPGRADHPQADIIARQMTGGSTLIALEIEGGKAGAFRFLNALELIRISNNLGDAKSLITHPATTTHQRFTPEERAEMGVSEGLVRLSIGLEHEDDLIDDLLQALEPV
- a CDS encoding sulfurtransferase, with the protein product MTTAPLVSLEWLTGRPGDRSILVVDIRSTESGGRASFEAGHIPGAVHSDYAADGWRVAAGGAGGLLPDIAHLSGILSRIGLTPERQAIIVSAGEAPSDFSAAARVFWTLKTAGHERVSILDGGYRAWHDSGNAVETGPAVPTESAPYPVRLDEGSRAKIDAVETALERTEATLLDGRSQAQFEGRDKSPQVARAGRLPGAVHLDQAKAFQPGTGQLRPFADLERLFGDIPPGPVISYCNTGHLASTNWFVLSALLGRPDVRLYDGSMSEWAQDSSRPVVTDPDLVR
- a CDS encoding peroxiredoxin, translating into MTLQIGQTAPDFETVTTDGPIRFHEWIGDSWAVLFSHPKNFTPVCTTELGEVARLKPEFDRRGVKVIGFSVDPVEKHAAWARDIEETQGAAVNYPIIGDQDLSISKLYGMLPAQAGDTAEGRTAADNQTVRNVFIIGPDKKIKLVLVYPMTTGRNFDEVLRVIDSLQLTAKHRVATPANWKQGEDVIIAGSVSDEEAKGLYPGGWKAPKPYLRIVPQPKAN